One window from the genome of Pedobacter schmidteae encodes:
- the pdxH gene encoding pyridoxamine 5'-phosphate oxidase has protein sequence MDRNKNNLHDLRQEYRAAQLSEKDVESNPILQFGKWFSAAVDAQLFEPNVMTLATADRFGKPSARIVLLKEFDENGFVFYTNYDSKKGHDLIENPQAALVFFWAELERQVRIEGIVSKVDTQTSADYFHSRPAGSQIGAMASPQSSVLESREALEEKVASLTKAYEGKEIPHPIHWGGYLIEPQHIEFWQGRPSRLHDRIVYDLVDGSWIINRLAP, from the coding sequence AGACAGGAATATCGTGCTGCACAACTTTCAGAAAAAGACGTGGAAAGCAATCCTATCCTGCAATTTGGAAAATGGTTTTCGGCAGCCGTAGATGCGCAGCTTTTTGAACCAAATGTGATGACATTGGCTACGGCCGACCGCTTTGGAAAACCCTCGGCACGCATTGTATTGTTAAAGGAGTTTGACGAAAATGGTTTTGTTTTTTACACAAATTACGACAGCAAAAAAGGTCATGACCTGATAGAGAATCCACAGGCTGCCCTGGTATTTTTCTGGGCCGAGCTGGAACGTCAGGTGCGCATTGAAGGTATAGTGAGCAAGGTAGATACCCAAACGTCGGCCGATTATTTCCATTCTCGTCCGGCAGGTAGCCAGATTGGTGCCATGGCTTCGCCACAAAGCAGTGTGCTGGAAAGCCGTGAAGCTTTGGAAGAAAAGGTAGCCAGCCTGACCAAAGCTTATGAAGGAAAAGAAATTCCGCACCCGATACATTGGGGCGGCTACCTGATAGAACCTCAGCATATTGAATTCTGGCAAGGCCGGCCAAGCAGGCTGCACGACAGAATTGTGTACGATTTGGTGGATGGTTCGTGGATTATAAATAGATTAGCGCCTTAA
- the queG gene encoding tRNA epoxyqueuosine(34) reductase QueG, with protein MLNNASRYSEMIKAEALRLGFMQCGIAKATFLEDEAPKLEKWLKNNHHGQMAYMENHFDKRLDPRLLVEDSKSVISLTLNYFPEERQTDADAPKISKYAYGADYHEVIKNKLFQLLNFITEEIGEVAGRAFVDSAPVLDRAWAKRAGIGWIGKNSNLINKKNGSFFFLAELIIDMELEYDRPFETDHCGTCTKCIDACPTEAILSPFVIDAKKCISYLTIELREEIDQGFKDKMDNWMFGCDICQDVCPWNRFATPHNEPMFKPNERLLEMKREDWLDITEDVFKTIFKNSAVKRTKFKGLTRNIDFLKTSG; from the coding sequence ATGTTAAACAATGCCTCCAGATATAGTGAAATGATTAAAGCTGAAGCCCTGCGGCTAGGCTTTATGCAATGCGGCATTGCCAAAGCTACTTTTTTAGAAGATGAAGCACCGAAACTGGAAAAATGGTTAAAGAACAACCATCATGGACAGATGGCCTATATGGAAAATCATTTCGATAAAAGGTTAGATCCAAGGCTGTTGGTGGAAGATTCGAAATCTGTGATCTCCCTTACTTTAAACTACTTCCCCGAGGAGAGGCAAACGGATGCAGATGCACCCAAAATTTCCAAATATGCTTATGGGGCCGATTATCATGAGGTGATTAAAAACAAGCTGTTTCAATTGCTTAATTTTATTACCGAAGAAATTGGCGAAGTGGCCGGACGTGCTTTTGTTGACTCAGCGCCGGTATTGGACCGTGCCTGGGCAAAACGTGCGGGCATTGGCTGGATTGGCAAAAACAGCAATCTGATTAATAAAAAGAACGGATCGTTTTTCTTTTTGGCAGAGCTGATTATAGATATGGAACTGGAATACGACCGTCCTTTTGAGACAGACCACTGTGGCACCTGTACCAAATGCATTGATGCCTGCCCTACTGAAGCTATATTGTCACCTTTTGTAATAGATGCGAAAAAGTGCATTTCCTATTTGACCATTGAGCTGAGAGAAGAAATTGATCAGGGTTTTAAAGATAAAATGGACAACTGGATGTTTGGTTGCGACATTTGCCAGGATGTATGTCCCTGGAACAGGTTTGCGACACCGCATAACGAGCCTATGTTTAAGCCCAATGAGCGTTTGCTTGAAATGAAACGGGAAGATTGGCTGGACATTACGGAAGATGTATTCAAAACAATCTTTAAAAATTCGGCAGTTAAGCGCACCAAGTTTAAGGGCCTCACCAGAAATATTGATTTTTTAAAAACCTCCGGGTAA
- a CDS encoding menaquinone biosynthetic enzyme MqnA/MqnD family protein, which produces MNKIKISAVSYTNTKPFIYGIERSALLDQIDLSLDIPTDCAAKLIDGQVDIGLIPVAAIPQVPNAHIVADYCIGSVGAVNSVFIFSRVPANQIKTVKLDSHSRTSNNLARVLLKFHFKQEVNYSTDPAVDTDAIVLIGDRTFGKKEEYAYAYDMGQEWMNFTGLPFVYAAWVANKSIPQAFINDFNEALSFGLSHRKTLLEELPKPGNFDLDDYLMHKLDFELTDKKREALALFLSYITKL; this is translated from the coding sequence TTGAATAAGATAAAGATTTCTGCCGTTTCCTATACCAATACCAAACCCTTTATTTATGGAATTGAACGTTCGGCACTGCTGGACCAGATAGACCTGAGTTTAGATATTCCTACAGATTGTGCCGCTAAATTAATTGACGGCCAGGTGGATATCGGTCTTATCCCCGTAGCTGCCATTCCGCAGGTTCCCAACGCCCATATCGTAGCCGATTACTGTATCGGATCGGTTGGTGCGGTCAACTCCGTATTTATTTTTAGCAGGGTACCCGCCAACCAAATTAAAACTGTAAAGCTCGACAGTCATTCGCGTACGTCCAACAACCTGGCCAGGGTTTTACTCAAATTTCATTTTAAGCAGGAAGTAAACTATAGCACAGACCCGGCAGTGGATACCGATGCTATTGTTTTGATTGGGGACCGTACTTTTGGCAAAAAAGAAGAGTATGCTTACGCCTATGACATGGGGCAGGAATGGATGAATTTTACCGGACTTCCCTTTGTGTATGCGGCTTGGGTAGCCAATAAGTCTATTCCGCAGGCTTTTATTAATGATTTTAATGAAGCTTTGTCTTTTGGCTTGTCGCACCGCAAAACCTTGCTGGAAGAGCTGCCCAAACCAGGCAATTTTGACCTGGACGATTACCTGATGCACAAGCTTGATTTTGAGCTGACTGATAAAAAACGTGAGGCCTTAGCCCTGTTTTTGTCGTACATTACAAAATTGTAA
- a CDS encoding bifunctional GNAT family N-acetyltransferase/carbon-nitrogen hydrolase family protein yields MNIETRKLTLSDYNDLRESMQQAYHTLGQIWSKNSIERLLKLFPEGQLCIAVDDKVVACSLSIIVDYDEYGDKHTYKNITGDYSFSTHDPEGDVLYGIEIFVHPEYRGLRLGRRLYEARKELCESLNLKSIIAGGRIPGYHEFADKLSPRQYIDKVKSKEIYDPTLTFQLSNDFHVRKVLKNYLPGDHESKEFATLIEWNNIYYQGIDASARSAKTIRIGLVQWQMRLFPDIEAFYEQVEFFVDAVSGYKSDFIVFPEFFNTPLLHPYNHLPEMEAMRKLAEQTAEIVERIQQYALSYNVNIISGSMPIVENNKLYNATYLCHRSGKTDEYRKIHITPNEQKYYGMVGGDKIQVFDTDCGKVGILICYDVEFPELSRIYADQGMQILFVPFLTDTQNGYTRVRHCAQARAIENECYVAIAGCVGNLPKVNNMDIQFAQSAVFTPSDFAFPTNAVKAETTPNTEMMLVVDVDLHLLDEIHHFGTVRILKDRRKDLYEVRLLK; encoded by the coding sequence ATGAACATAGAGACCAGAAAACTGACTTTATCAGATTACAACGATTTAAGGGAATCCATGCAGCAGGCATACCATACCCTTGGACAGATATGGAGTAAAAACAGCATCGAACGCTTACTTAAATTGTTTCCCGAAGGTCAGCTTTGCATTGCGGTAGATGATAAAGTGGTAGCCTGCTCCCTGTCTATCATTGTAGATTATGACGAATATGGTGACAAGCATACGTATAAAAACATTACCGGCGATTATTCCTTCTCTACGCACGATCCGGAAGGTGATGTGTTATATGGAATAGAAATATTTGTCCATCCCGAATACCGCGGTTTGCGATTGGGCCGCCGACTGTATGAAGCGCGTAAAGAACTTTGCGAAAGCTTAAACCTGAAAAGTATTATTGCCGGCGGACGTATTCCCGGCTATCATGAGTTTGCAGATAAGTTAAGTCCGCGCCAATATATCGACAAGGTCAAATCCAAAGAAATCTACGATCCCACCCTAACCTTCCAGCTTTCCAATGATTTTCACGTTAGGAAAGTGCTAAAAAACTACTTACCCGGCGATCATGAATCCAAAGAGTTTGCCACCCTGATTGAATGGAACAACATCTATTACCAGGGTATCGACGCTTCTGCACGTTCGGCAAAAACCATTCGCATAGGCCTGGTGCAATGGCAGATGCGCCTTTTTCCGGATATCGAAGCCTTTTATGAACAGGTAGAGTTTTTTGTAGACGCGGTAAGCGGTTATAAATCGGACTTTATTGTGTTTCCCGAGTTTTTCAACACGCCATTGCTGCACCCTTACAACCATTTGCCCGAAATGGAAGCCATGCGCAAGCTGGCCGAACAAACCGCCGAGATTGTGGAGAGGATACAACAGTACGCCTTGTCGTACAACGTAAATATCATATCGGGCAGCATGCCTATTGTGGAGAACAATAAGCTATACAATGCTACTTACCTATGCCACAGAAGCGGTAAAACAGATGAATACCGAAAAATTCACATTACGCCGAATGAGCAGAAATATTATGGTATGGTAGGCGGTGATAAGATACAGGTGTTTGATACCGATTGCGGCAAAGTGGGTATTTTGATCTGTTATGATGTAGAATTTCCGGAACTGAGCAGGATTTACGCCGATCAGGGAATGCAGATCTTATTTGTACCATTTTTGACAGATACACAAAATGGCTACACCAGGGTAAGGCATTGTGCACAGGCCAGGGCCATCGAAAATGAGTGTTATGTCGCCATTGCCGGCTGCGTAGGTAACTTACCCAAAGTGAACAACATGGACATACAGTTTGCGCAGTCGGCCGTATTTACCCCTTCCGATTTCGCTTTCCCAACCAATGCGGTAAAGGCAGAGACTACACCCAATACCGAAATGATGCTGGTGGTGGATGTTGACCTTCATTTGTTGGATGAAATCCATCATTTCGGCACCGTGAGGATACTAAAAGACCGGCGCAAAGACCTTTATGAAGTCCGCCTACTCAAATAG
- a CDS encoding C40 family peptidase — protein sequence MLKRTLTGRFGLLMLLALLVFSACSSRKNTVKPNSAAKATEAMSHLKNKQLYRFINDWTGVQYRLGGLDKRGVDCSGFALLLQKDIYGNELPRRSRDQADAVRTKSVDRLNEGDLIFFSFGGGAVDHVGVYLNNNFFVHASTTRGVVVDDLTIPAYQKAFVKAGTLK from the coding sequence ATGCTTAAAAGAACTTTAACAGGCAGATTTGGTTTATTGATGTTACTGGCCTTGCTGGTGTTTTCGGCCTGTAGTTCCAGAAAAAATACAGTTAAGCCAAACTCAGCAGCAAAAGCCACTGAGGCCATGTCGCATTTGAAAAACAAACAGTTGTACCGGTTTATCAACGACTGGACGGGGGTGCAGTACCGTTTAGGCGGATTGGATAAAAGAGGGGTCGACTGCTCGGGCTTTGCTTTGTTATTGCAAAAGGATATTTACGGAAATGAATTGCCAAGGCGCTCAAGGGACCAGGCAGATGCAGTTAGGACCAAAAGTGTGGATAGGCTAAACGAAGGTGATCTGATCTTTTTTTCATTTGGCGGTGGAGCCGTTGACCACGTAGGTGTATACCTGAACAATAACTTTTTTGTGCATGCCTCTACTACACGTGGCGTGGTGGTGGATGATTTAACTATTCCGGCCTATCAAAAAGCCTTTGTAAAAGCCGGTACACTCAAATAA
- the ruvB gene encoding Holliday junction branch migration DNA helicase RuvB has product MNENLDPSSENLSPIERDIEKVLRPQAFDDFTGQEKVMENLKIFVKAAKLRGEPLDHVLLHGPPGLGKTTLSYIIANEMSVGIKVTSGPVLDKPGDLAGLLTGLEEGDILFIDEIHRLSPLVEEYLYSAMEDFKIDIMLESGPNARSVQISLNPFTLVGATTRSGLLTAPLRARFGINSRLAYYDAKLLTTIILRSSEILKTPITDEGAYEIARRSRGTPRIANALLRRTRDFAQIKGTGEINTDIARYALKALNVDEHGLDEMDNKILTTIIDKFKGGPVGLKTIATAVGEDEGTIEEVYEPFLIQEGFLMRTSRGREATEAAYKHLQRNFPGQTGRLF; this is encoded by the coding sequence ATGAACGAAAATCTTGATCCCTCATCCGAAAACCTGTCGCCAATAGAGCGTGATATTGAAAAAGTATTGCGACCGCAGGCCTTTGATGATTTTACAGGACAGGAGAAGGTGATGGAGAACCTGAAGATCTTTGTGAAAGCGGCTAAATTACGCGGCGAACCACTAGATCATGTTTTACTACATGGCCCTCCGGGATTGGGTAAAACTACCCTGTCCTATATCATTGCCAATGAAATGAGTGTAGGCATAAAGGTAACCTCAGGCCCGGTACTGGATAAACCGGGCGACCTGGCCGGACTACTCACCGGACTGGAAGAAGGCGACATCCTGTTTATTGATGAAATACACCGCTTAAGTCCCTTGGTTGAAGAATACCTGTATTCAGCTATGGAGGACTTTAAAATAGATATTATGCTGGAGAGCGGCCCCAATGCCCGCTCCGTGCAAATCAGCCTAAACCCCTTTACCCTGGTTGGTGCTACCACACGCTCGGGCTTGCTTACTGCGCCTTTAAGGGCAAGGTTTGGTATCAACTCCCGACTCGCTTATTACGACGCCAAGCTACTCACTACCATTATTTTAAGATCGTCAGAAATACTTAAAACGCCCATTACCGACGAAGGGGCTTACGAAATTGCACGCCGTAGCCGTGGTACCCCCCGTATAGCCAATGCGCTATTGCGACGCACCAGAGACTTTGCACAAATTAAAGGGACTGGTGAAATCAATACGGATATTGCCCGCTATGCCTTAAAAGCACTAAATGTAGATGAGCACGGTCTGGACGAAATGGATAACAAAATACTAACCACCATCATTGATAAATTTAAGGGTGGTCCGGTTGGCCTGAAAACCATTGCTACAGCCGTTGGAGAAGATGAAGGTACCATAGAAGAAGTGTACGAGCCTTTTCTGATTCAGGAAGGCTTTTTAATGCGTACCTCACGTGGTCGCGAAGCTACCGAGGCAGCGTACAAACACCTGCAAAGAAACTTCCCCGGGCAAACCGGACGTTTGTTTTAG
- a CDS encoding 3-hydroxybutyryl-CoA dehydrogenase, whose protein sequence is MKNIAVIGSGTMGNGIAHTFAQFGYQVNLVDISDNALSKALSTINKNLDRQVAKGSLSEAEKAATLANITVHTNMQEGVAQADLIVEAATENLELKLKIFKDLDTFAKPEAILASNTSSISITKIASVTNRGDKVIGMHFMNPVPVMKLVEVIRGYASSDETTTTVMELSKKLAKVPVEVNDYPGFVANRILMPMINEAIYALYENVAGVEEIDTVMKLGMAHPMGPLQLADFIGLDVCLAILRVLQDGFGNPKYAPCPLLVNMVTAGNKGIKSGEGFYNYANGPKEAVVAAKFSS, encoded by the coding sequence ATGAAAAACATTGCAGTGATCGGATCTGGCACCATGGGTAACGGAATTGCCCATACGTTTGCCCAATTTGGCTATCAGGTAAATCTGGTTGACATTAGCGACAACGCCCTTTCTAAAGCTTTGAGCACCATTAATAAAAACCTTGACCGTCAGGTGGCCAAGGGTAGCTTATCGGAAGCAGAAAAAGCAGCCACACTCGCCAATATTACGGTACATACCAATATGCAGGAGGGCGTAGCCCAGGCCGACCTGATTGTGGAGGCCGCAACTGAAAACCTGGAACTGAAGCTAAAGATTTTTAAGGATCTGGACACTTTTGCCAAACCTGAAGCCATTCTGGCCAGCAATACCTCCTCTATTTCCATCACCAAAATTGCATCGGTTACCAACCGTGGCGACAAAGTAATCGGTATGCATTTCATGAACCCGGTTCCTGTAATGAAACTGGTTGAGGTAATACGCGGATACGCCAGTAGCGACGAAACCACCACAACGGTAATGGAACTTTCGAAAAAACTGGCTAAAGTGCCCGTTGAAGTAAATGATTATCCTGGCTTTGTAGCCAACAGAATACTGATGCCGATGATTAATGAAGCCATTTATGCGCTTTATGAAAATGTGGCAGGTGTGGAAGAAATTGATACGGTAATGAAACTGGGTATGGCCCATCCTATGGGTCCTTTGCAACTCGCCGATTTTATTGGTCTGGATGTTTGCCTGGCCATATTACGCGTATTGCAGGATGGCTTTGGCAATCCTAAATACGCACCATGCCCTTTATTGGTAAATATGGTTACTGCAGGCAATAAGGGTATCAAATCGGGCGAAGGTTTTTACAACTATGCCAATGGCCCTAAAGAAGCGGTTGTAGCGGCTAAGTTTAGTAGTTAG
- a CDS encoding histidine phosphatase family protein, with translation MDKELYIIRHGETDLNKQGIVQGRGINSDLNETGRAQAAAFYEAYKNIPFDKVYTSTLKRTHQTVKGFIDAGVAWEQLSGLDELAWGIWEGKPNDENAICAFKGLMEKWESGDYDAHFEGGESPNDVVRREKEAIEVIKKAKNEKTVLICMHGRAMRLFLCLLTNRPIAEMTEFPHQNTTLYKVELTGEEFVITEFNNTNHLK, from the coding sequence ATGGATAAAGAATTATATATCATCAGACATGGTGAAACAGATTTAAATAAACAGGGAATTGTGCAGGGACGTGGAATTAACAGCGACCTGAATGAGACCGGACGTGCACAGGCTGCTGCCTTTTATGAAGCGTATAAAAATATTCCTTTTGACAAGGTATACACCTCAACATTAAAACGTACACATCAAACAGTTAAAGGTTTTATAGATGCTGGCGTGGCCTGGGAGCAGCTTTCGGGACTAGACGAACTGGCCTGGGGGATTTGGGAGGGTAAGCCTAACGACGAAAACGCCATTTGCGCTTTTAAAGGTTTGATGGAAAAATGGGAGTCGGGCGATTATGATGCGCATTTTGAAGGTGGCGAAAGCCCAAATGATGTGGTACGTCGTGAAAAAGAAGCTATTGAGGTGATCAAAAAGGCAAAAAATGAGAAAACGGTATTGATTTGTATGCATGGCCGGGCAATGCGTTTGTTTTTGTGCCTGCTTACCAACAGACCTATTGCAGAGATGACCGAATTTCCACATCAGAATACAACCTTATATAAAGTTGAATTAACTGGCGAGGAGTTTGTCATCACCGAATTTAACAATACCAACCATTTAAAATAG
- a CDS encoding 3'-5' exonuclease, with amino-acid sequence MKLNLKRPLAFFDLETTGVNVGVDRIVEIAILKAMPDGSEVIKSLRINPEMPIPLHSSLIHGIYDEDIATAPTFKSMAPELAEFIGDADLAGYNSNRFDIPVLLEEFLRAGIDFDMSDRKFVDVQNIFHQMEQRTLRAAYKFYCGKDIINAHSAEADITATYEVLLAQIERYQDADFEDKQGNISRPVQNDVDALHVFTNMNKPVDFAGRMVYNEKEEETFNFGKHKGKTVEQVFDMEPSYYAWMKQGDFPLYTKKKLDEIWNRWSKKKDLLKQERQQQQGDANRPKPAQARPQDGAGKPQARPVKKEKPAEELTNDMLDQLKLKFGK; translated from the coding sequence ATGAAATTAAATTTAAAACGCCCACTCGCTTTTTTTGATCTTGAAACCACTGGTGTTAATGTTGGTGTCGATCGTATTGTTGAAATCGCCATTTTAAAGGCCATGCCAGATGGATCTGAAGTGATAAAGTCGCTTCGGATTAATCCTGAAATGCCTATTCCTTTACACTCGTCGCTGATTCACGGAATATACGATGAAGATATTGCTACCGCGCCAACTTTTAAAAGCATGGCGCCGGAGCTGGCCGAATTTATAGGAGACGCTGACCTTGCAGGATATAATTCTAACCGATTTGATATTCCGGTATTGCTGGAAGAATTTCTGAGAGCAGGAATTGATTTTGACATGTCAGACAGAAAATTTGTTGACGTACAAAATATTTTCCACCAGATGGAGCAACGTACATTGCGAGCCGCCTATAAGTTTTACTGTGGCAAGGATATCATTAATGCCCATTCGGCCGAAGCAGATATCACAGCTACCTATGAGGTATTGCTGGCCCAGATTGAACGTTATCAGGATGCTGACTTTGAAGATAAGCAGGGAAATATATCCAGACCAGTACAAAATGACGTGGATGCCCTTCATGTCTTTACCAATATGAACAAGCCAGTCGACTTTGCGGGCAGGATGGTATACAACGAAAAGGAGGAAGAGACATTTAACTTTGGAAAACATAAAGGCAAAACAGTAGAGCAGGTTTTTGATATGGAGCCCAGCTATTATGCCTGGATGAAGCAAGGTGATTTTCCTTTGTATACCAAGAAAAAGCTGGATGAAATATGGAACCGTTGGAGCAAAAAGAAAGATTTGCTGAAACAGGAACGCCAGCAACAGCAAGGCGATGCCAACCGGCCAAAACCGGCGCAAGCAAGGCCACAGGATGGGGCAGGCAAACCACAAGCCAGACCTGTGAAAAAAGAGAAACCGGCAGAAGAGCTAACTAACGATATGTTGGACCAGCTGAAGCTGAAATTTGGAAAGTAA
- the mutS gene encoding DNA mismatch repair protein MutS, producing the protein MAKDNTKETPLMQQYNAIKAKYPGALLLFRVGDFYETFGEDAVKTAQILGIVLTRRGTGPNGALELAGFPHHSLDNYLSKLVRAGQRVAICDQLEDPKTTKTIVKRGVTELVTPGVAYNDNILNQKSNNYLAAVYFDKAVIGVSFVDISTGEFLVAQGNAEYIDKLLQGFKPNEVVYQKSRRKEFLETFGDRFYTFHLDDWAFTSDYANETLTKHFEVNSLKGFGVERLQTGVVAAGVVLHYLNETEHRNLKHITSIARLEEDKYMWLDRFTIRNLELVSSANDNAVTLFEVLDETSTPMGARLLHKWIIMPLKELKPIEERLGMVDFLVKNDPLLQEFLTHIKQIGDLERLISKVGLQKVGPRELCQLKKALHHIEAVKNLAEAAKNPFLTVLADQLNPCLSIREKLERELQQDPPALLIKGNVIADGIDEELDRLRKISFGGKDYLVEIQKREAAATGIPSLKVAFNNVFGYYLEVTHTHKDKVPADWIRKQTLVSAERYITPELKEYEEQILGAEEKIQQIEVRLYNELMYQVSTYIKPIQLNAYLIAQLDVLLCFAQLAVKNHYVKPELNKKKVLDIKGGRHPVIEKRLPVGEEYITNDVFLDNENQQIIIITGPNMSGKSAILRQTGLIVLMGQMGCFVPAKAATIGLVDKIFTRVGASDNLSSGESTFMVEMNETASILNNISDNSLILLDEIGRGTSTYDGISIAWAIAEFLHTHPTAKPKTLFATHYHELNELATTMSRIKNFNVSIKEVGNKVIFLRKLVPGGSEHSFGIHVAKMAGMPPKLINRANEILKKLEIDRTEGQSIKDSIKKVQNQAYQLHMFAVDDPILVKIRDMLNNLDVNVLTPVEALLKLDEIQRLIKQ; encoded by the coding sequence TTGGCTAAAGATAATACTAAAGAAACCCCCTTAATGCAGCAATACAATGCTATAAAAGCAAAGTATCCGGGCGCATTATTGTTATTCAGGGTAGGCGATTTTTATGAAACATTTGGAGAAGATGCCGTAAAAACAGCCCAGATATTAGGAATTGTATTAACCAGAAGGGGTACAGGCCCCAATGGTGCTTTGGAGTTGGCTGGTTTCCCTCACCATTCCTTAGATAATTACCTCTCCAAATTGGTTAGGGCAGGACAAAGGGTAGCCATATGCGACCAGCTGGAAGATCCTAAAACAACCAAAACCATTGTAAAAAGAGGTGTAACAGAACTGGTTACTCCAGGGGTTGCCTATAACGACAATATCCTGAACCAGAAATCCAACAATTATTTAGCTGCCGTGTACTTTGATAAAGCGGTAATTGGTGTTTCTTTTGTGGACATATCTACCGGAGAATTTTTAGTGGCGCAAGGTAATGCCGAGTATATTGATAAACTTTTACAGGGATTTAAGCCGAATGAAGTTGTTTACCAGAAGAGCAGAAGAAAGGAATTTCTGGAGACTTTTGGCGACAGGTTTTATACCTTTCATCTGGACGACTGGGCTTTTACCAGCGATTATGCCAATGAAACCCTGACCAAACATTTTGAAGTTAACTCTTTAAAAGGCTTTGGTGTAGAACGTCTGCAAACAGGTGTTGTAGCAGCAGGTGTGGTTTTGCACTACCTTAACGAAACAGAACACCGCAATTTAAAACACATCACTTCCATAGCCCGCCTGGAAGAAGACAAATACATGTGGCTGGACCGCTTTACCATCCGTAACCTGGAGTTGGTAAGTTCGGCCAACGACAATGCCGTAACGCTATTCGAGGTACTGGACGAAACCAGTACGCCGATGGGCGCCCGCTTGCTGCACAAATGGATCATTATGCCCCTAAAGGAGCTGAAACCAATTGAAGAGCGCCTGGGAATGGTTGATTTTCTGGTGAAAAACGATCCACTCCTACAGGAGTTCCTAACGCATATCAAGCAGATTGGCGATCTGGAAAGACTGATTTCTAAAGTAGGACTTCAAAAAGTTGGACCACGGGAACTTTGTCAGCTGAAAAAAGCTCTGCATCATATTGAAGCAGTAAAAAACCTTGCTGAAGCTGCCAAAAATCCGTTCCTTACTGTGCTTGCCGATCAGTTGAACCCTTGTTTAAGCATCAGGGAAAAACTGGAACGGGAACTGCAGCAGGATCCTCCGGCATTGCTGATTAAAGGAAATGTGATTGCTGATGGAATAGATGAAGAGTTGGACCGCCTGCGGAAAATATCATTTGGCGGAAAGGATTACCTGGTCGAAATACAAAAAAGAGAGGCCGCTGCTACCGGAATACCTTCGTTAAAAGTGGCTTTCAACAACGTATTTGGCTATTATCTTGAAGTAACCCATACCCATAAAGATAAAGTGCCTGCCGATTGGATCAGGAAACAGACGCTGGTAAGTGCCGAACGATACATCACACCTGAATTGAAGGAATATGAGGAGCAGATTCTGGGTGCAGAAGAAAAAATACAGCAGATAGAAGTCCGTTTATACAACGAACTGATGTACCAGGTAAGCACTTATATAAAACCCATACAGCTCAATGCCTATTTAATTGCCCAGCTTGATGTATTGCTTTGCTTTGCCCAGCTTGCGGTTAAAAACCATTATGTAAAACCCGAACTGAATAAAAAGAAAGTACTGGATATAAAGGGAGGCCGTCACCCGGTTATCGAAAAACGCTTGCCTGTGGGTGAAGAGTACATTACCAATGATGTGTTTTTAGACAATGAGAATCAACAGATCATCATTATAACAGGTCCCAATATGTCGGGTAAGTCGGCAATTTTACGACAAACCGGTCTTATTGTATTGATGGGGCAAATGGGCTGTTTTGTGCCTGCCAAAGCCGCTACTATTGGTCTGGTAGATAAAATCTTTACCCGTGTTGGGGCATCTGACAATTTATCATCCGGAGAAAGTACATTCATGGTGGAAATGAACGAGACGGCCAGTATCCTGAACAACATTTCCGACAACAGTTTAATACTATTGGATGAAATTGGACGCGGTACGAGTACTTATGATGGGATATCGATAGCCTGGGCCATTGCCGAATTTTTGCATACGCATCCAACGGCAAAGCCTAAAACCCTTTTTGCTACACATTATCACGAATTGAATGAACTGGCTACCACCATGAGCCGCATCAAAAACTTTAATGTTTCTATCAAAGAGGTAGGTAATAAGGTTATCTTTTTGCGTAAGTTGGTTCCCGGAGGAAGCGAGCATAGCTTCGGTATCCATGTGGCAAAAATGGCGGGGATGCCACCTAAGCTGATCAACCGGGCCAACGAAATTTTAAAGAAACTGGAAATAGACCGGACCGAAGGTCAGAGTATTAAAGACAGTATTAAAAAAGTACAAAATCAGGCGTATCAGCTGCATATGTTTGCCGTGGATGATCCGATTCTGGTAAAAATAAGGGATATGCTCAATAACCTCGACGTAAATGTGTTGACCCCCGTTGAAGCTTTGCTGAAACTGGACGAAATACAGCGTTTAATTAAACAGTAA